A genomic region of Sphingobium sp. HWE2-09 contains the following coding sequences:
- a CDS encoding transporter, with the protein MPLDPVFTGPVPLSGMGPGLIWGLDFSSKGALPVQACESPSAGSFRWLHLNLADHGTRRWIEAQAGLPLAVRELLLSSDTHQRALVDGDTVGCVLHDFERDFDVADTARVGVLRLALTPSLMLTTRLHPLRSADIARQRLERGAVATGPGQALELLVAAITENIADISRTLSIDVQRAEDQFLDGHYPSTARDLIGIRRRLAQLHRLLAGMRGVFQRLEEDEDLADALLPTVEKLVQRLQSLDADILGVQGQLRLLREELDIQEAQRTNQNLYILSIITALMLPATLVTGIFGMNTGGLPFAIGPWGTLHATILAAGAAAATYALLRWMGFMRR; encoded by the coding sequence GTGCCTCTGGATCCGGTCTTCACTGGCCCCGTGCCCCTGTCGGGCATGGGGCCGGGCCTTATCTGGGGTCTGGATTTTTCGTCCAAAGGGGCGTTGCCGGTCCAGGCCTGCGAAAGCCCGTCTGCAGGTTCCTTTCGCTGGCTGCACCTCAACCTCGCCGATCATGGCACGCGCCGCTGGATAGAGGCGCAGGCGGGCCTGCCATTGGCGGTGCGGGAACTATTGCTGTCGTCCGATACGCACCAGCGCGCGTTGGTTGATGGCGACACGGTGGGCTGCGTGTTGCATGATTTCGAGCGGGACTTCGACGTGGCCGATACCGCGCGGGTCGGCGTGCTGCGCCTGGCGCTGACGCCCAGCCTGATGCTGACCACGCGGCTGCATCCGCTAAGGTCGGCCGACATCGCCCGGCAGCGGCTGGAGCGCGGCGCGGTGGCGACTGGCCCGGGCCAGGCGCTGGAATTGCTGGTGGCGGCGATCACCGAAAATATCGCCGACATCAGCCGAACCTTGAGCATCGACGTCCAGCGCGCCGAGGATCAATTTCTGGATGGCCACTATCCGTCCACGGCGCGCGACCTGATCGGCATCAGGCGCAGGCTGGCGCAACTGCATCGGCTGCTGGCCGGGATGCGCGGCGTGTTCCAGCGGCTGGAAGAGGATGAGGATCTGGCCGACGCGCTTTTGCCCACGGTGGAAAAGCTGGTGCAGCGGCTGCAATCGCTCGACGCCGATATCTTGGGCGTGCAGGGCCAGTTGCGCCTGCTGCGCGAGGAACTGGATATCCAGGAGGCGCAACGCACCAACCAGAATCTTTATATCCTATCGATCATCACCGCGCTGATGCTGCCCGCGACGCTCGTCACCGGCATATTCGGGATGAACACCGGCGGACTGCCTTTTGCGATCGGACCCTGGGGCACGCTGCACGCCACGATCCTGGCGGCAGGCGCGGCAGCGGCGACCTATGCGCTGCTGCGCTGGATGGGCTTCATGCGCCGCTAG
- the ppk2 gene encoding polyphosphate kinase 2, with the protein MHSPFGQNPQFDMDRIKQEIADSFDEELEMEIDESRLEDMLADLSDHPAREQLERRTYFRELFRLQHELVRLQDWVQHKGLKVVVIFEGRDSAGKGGAIKRITQRLNPRVCRVAALPAPNERERSQWYFQRYAAHLPAAGEMVLFDRSWYNRAGVERVMGFCSEQDVEEFFRSVPEFERMLVRSGIILLKYWFSITDEEQQFRFNMRIHDPLKQWKLSPMDVESRRRWEDYTRAKEAMLERTHIAEAPWWVVEAVDKKRARLNCIAHLLEQIPYEDVPKPTVTLPDRERHDDYIRHPVPASMHVPDRF; encoded by the coding sequence ATGCATTCCCCCTTCGGCCAGAATCCCCAATTCGACATGGACCGCATCAAGCAGGAGATCGCCGACAGCTTCGATGAAGAATTGGAGATGGAGATCGATGAAAGCCGGCTGGAGGACATGCTGGCCGACCTGTCGGACCATCCCGCGCGCGAACAACTGGAACGGCGCACCTATTTTCGCGAGCTGTTCCGCCTTCAGCATGAACTGGTCAGGCTCCAGGACTGGGTCCAGCATAAGGGGCTGAAGGTCGTGGTGATCTTCGAAGGGCGTGATTCGGCGGGCAAGGGCGGGGCGATCAAGCGGATCACCCAGCGGCTCAACCCCCGCGTCTGCCGCGTGGCCGCCCTGCCCGCCCCCAATGAGCGGGAGCGTAGCCAATGGTATTTCCAGCGCTATGCCGCGCATCTGCCCGCCGCGGGCGAAATGGTGCTGTTCGACCGCAGCTGGTATAATCGCGCCGGGGTCGAGCGGGTCATGGGCTTTTGCAGCGAGCAGGATGTGGAGGAATTTTTCCGTTCCGTGCCGGAGTTCGAGCGGATGCTGGTGCGGTCGGGCATCATCCTGCTGAAATATTGGTTCTCGATCACCGACGAGGAACAGCAGTTCCGCTTCAACATGCGCATCCACGATCCGCTCAAACAGTGGAAGCTGTCGCCGATGGACGTGGAATCACGCCGCCGGTGGGAGGATTATACCCGCGCCAAGGAAGCGATGCTGGAACGCACCCACATAGCCGAAGCACCCTGGTGGGTGGTCGAGGCGGTGGACAAGAAGCGAGCGCGGCTGAATTGCATTGCCCATTTGCTGGAGCAGATCCCTTATGAGGACGTGCCCAAGCCGACCGTGACCCTGCCCGACCGCGAACGGCACGACGATTATATCCGCCATCCGGTGCCAGCGTCGATGCATGTGCCCGATCGATTCTGA
- a CDS encoding inorganic phosphate transporter, with protein sequence MNATIAMDQPAMRPDLDKGLGLAGKVGFGAAILAAILYVAYSVYADASAVGVSTTAYLPFILLFIALLIALGFEFVNGFHDTANAVATVIYTNAMPANVAVVWSGFFNFLGVLLSTGAVAFGIVSLLPVELILQVGSNAGFAMVFALLIAAIMWNLATWWLGIPSSSSHTLIGSIIGVGVANAMMHGKSGTSGVDWSKATEIGQALLISPLIGFGVAALLFLAMKLLIRSPALYQEPKDGVPPPLWIRSLLIFTCTGVSFAHGSNDGQKGMGLIMLILIGTVPTAYALNRAVPEKYAAEFHVNSVAAAGALGVQRTTGETPAQARQRVTTYIADKRFSPETLPALSVLVSDVDRQVGEYGSLAKVPAAAVSNIRNDMYLASEAIKRLGKEKASGLSEAKMDTLTTYKKSLDAGTRFIPTWVKIAVAFALGLGTMVGWKRIVVTVGEKIGKTHLTYAQGASAELVAMGTIFGADHLGLPVSTTHVLSSGVAGTMAANGSGLQMSTIRNMLMAWVLTLPVSILLAGGLYMLFSHIF encoded by the coding sequence ATGAACGCAACGATTGCGATGGACCAACCGGCCATGCGCCCGGATCTGGACAAAGGACTGGGCCTGGCGGGCAAGGTCGGCTTCGGCGCCGCGATCCTCGCCGCCATTCTCTATGTCGCCTATAGCGTCTATGCCGACGCCAGCGCGGTCGGGGTCAGCACGACCGCCTATCTGCCGTTCATCCTGCTGTTCATCGCCCTGCTGATCGCGCTTGGCTTCGAGTTCGTGAACGGATTTCACGATACCGCCAATGCGGTGGCGACGGTGATCTACACCAATGCGATGCCCGCCAATGTCGCGGTGGTCTGGTCGGGATTCTTCAATTTCCTGGGCGTCCTGCTGTCGACCGGCGCGGTCGCCTTCGGCATCGTGTCGCTGCTGCCGGTGGAACTGATCCTGCAGGTCGGCTCCAATGCCGGTTTCGCCATGGTGTTCGCGCTGCTGATCGCGGCGATCATGTGGAACCTGGCGACCTGGTGGCTGGGCATCCCCTCGTCCAGTTCGCATACGCTGATCGGATCGATCATCGGCGTCGGCGTCGCCAATGCGATGATGCATGGCAAGAGCGGCACGTCGGGCGTGGATTGGAGCAAGGCGACCGAGATCGGCCAGGCGTTGCTCATATCGCCGCTGATCGGTTTCGGCGTCGCGGCGCTGCTGTTCCTCGCCATGAAATTGCTGATCCGCTCGCCCGCCCTCTATCAGGAACCCAAGGACGGCGTGCCGCCGCCGCTGTGGATCCGCAGCCTGCTGATCTTCACCTGCACCGGCGTCAGCTTCGCTCATGGCTCCAATGACGGGCAGAAGGGCATGGGCCTCATCATGCTGATCCTGATCGGCACGGTGCCCACCGCCTATGCGCTGAACCGCGCAGTGCCGGAAAAATATGCCGCCGAATTCCACGTCAATTCGGTCGCGGCGGCCGGAGCGCTTGGTGTGCAGCGGACAACCGGCGAAACTCCGGCGCAGGCGCGCCAGCGCGTCACCACCTATATCGCCGACAAGCGCTTCTCGCCCGAAACCCTGCCCGCCCTGTCCGTGCTGGTCAGCGACGTCGATCGCCAGGTCGGCGAATATGGATCGCTGGCGAAAGTGCCTGCCGCGGCGGTCAGCAATATCCGCAACGACATGTATCTCGCCTCCGAAGCGATCAAGCGCTTGGGCAAGGAGAAGGCGTCGGGCCTGTCAGAAGCGAAGATGGATACGCTGACGACCTACAAGAAATCGCTCGACGCAGGCACGCGCTTCATTCCGACCTGGGTGAAGATCGCCGTGGCCTTTGCGCTCGGCCTTGGCACCATGGTCGGGTGGAAGCGGATCGTCGTGACGGTCGGTGAAAAGATTGGCAAGACCCACCTGACCTATGCGCAGGGCGCGTCGGCCGAACTGGTGGCGATGGGCACGATTTTCGGTGCGGATCATCTGGGGCTGCCGGTGTCGACCACTCATGTCCTGTCATCCGGCGTCGCTGGCACGATGGCGGCCAACGGATCGGGTCTGCAGATGAGCACGATCCGCAACATGCTGATGGCCTGGGTGCTGACCCTGCCGGTGTCGATTCTGCTGGCGGGCGGGCTGTACATGCTCTTCTCGCACATCTTCTGA